Below is a genomic region from Dehalococcoidales bacterium.
GCGTTGCCCAGGCCGCCGGAAAGGTTCTGTAAAAACTGGTCCACCCTTTGAGAAACCGATTGCGCCGCCACCGCCAGCGTGCCGAAGGGGGTGATGAACCAGACCAGGATAAGCTCGGCGACATTTCTCTGCATGAAGGAAATAGAGGCCGGTATGCCTATCTTGATGGTGCGCCAGATAAGCTGCCAGTCAAACCGGAAATCCTTGAAGGTTACCTTGATACGCGTCCGCCCGGTAAAAATGATGTACAGGGCGAAGAACCCCCCGATGCCCTGGGTGATGACGTTGCTCAGTGATGCCCCGCTGACCTCCAGCCGGGGGAGGAAGCCCCAGCCGAAAACGAGCGCGGGACAAAGCACCATCTGCAAAATACGGTAGCCGGCACTGATGATAAGGGGCTGCACCGCGTCCCCAGAGGCCTGCATAATGCTTTGCGCCGCCTGGAGCAGGGTCATGGTAATCATGCCGATGAGCTGGATTTTCAGGTAAGTAGCGCCTTCACTGACCACGCTTTCATCAACGCCGAGGGTTCTTAAAAACGGCGCGGAAAAGAAAGCGCCGACCAGCGCGATAATCACGGAAAAGCCCATGGCGATGACGAAAGCCTGCTGCGCCACGCGGTTGGCGCCCTGCTCGTCCCTGGCACCGATGTTCCAGGCGACCAGCGTGACGGTGCCGATGAAAAGCCCGGAAATCAGGGATATTACCACCATGACCACCAGGCCGGAAATGCCGACCCCGGCGATAGCGGAGGCGCCCAGCCTGCCGACCCATATCATGTCAACAGTCGGCCCCAGGGCAGTAAGGGTGTTGTTAATCAGCATCGGCCAGGAAAGCGCCCACAGGTTGCGGACAATACTCCCCTGGGTCAAGTCCCGGGTGAACGGGGCGTTTTTAGCCGGAAGGTCTGAATCCGTTTTCATAAAAAGCTATTCATACCATTAACAAGCCCCCCGGGCATATCACCCAGGGGGCTCATATTTATTTTAACAAGGATGGGGATGAAAAAGCTCCCCGCCCGGTTATCTCACGCCGCCCGCAATAGCGACGGCTTCCACCGGCGCTTGAAAAGGGACACAATATATCTTATCACTTGCAGTGAGAAAATGCTCGCCGGGAAGGCGGACGGCTAGTTATCCGCGGCGCCGGCGGAGTCAAACTGGCTGTAGTAAAGGGAGGCATAAAAGCCGTTGGCGGCCAGCAGCTCTTCGTGGTTGCCCTGCTCCACGATGTCCCCGTCCTTCATCACCAGGATGATATCCGCGTTGTGGATGGTGGAGAGGCGGTGGGCAATAACGAAGGCGGTGCGGTCCCGCGTCAGCTCCTCCATGGCTTTTTGTATCAGCACTTCCGTCCTGGTATCCACGGAGCTGGTAGCCTCGTCCAGAATCAGAATCTTGGGGTCGGCCAGGAAGGCGCGGGCGATGGTAATAAGCTGCTTTTGCCCCTGGGAGATGTTGCTGGACTCCTCGTTAATTTCCATGTCATAGCCGTGGGGCAGGGTGTGCACGAAGGCATCGACATAAGCCATTTTTGCCGCCGCAATAACCTGCTCATCGGTAGCATCGGGATTGCCGTAGCGGATATTTTCTTTAATGGAGCCGTTAAAAAGCCAGGTATCCTGCAAGACCATGCCGAACATGGAACGCAGGTCTTCCCGCTTCATCTTCCTGATGTCCACGCCATCGACGGAAATGCCGCCGCTGTTAACATCATAAAAACGCATGAGCAGTTTGACCAGCGTGGTCTTGCCGGCGCCGGTGGGGCCGACGATAGCGACCTCCTGCCCGGGGTGGATATCCGCGGAGAAGTCCTTAATGACTATATTTTCCGGGTCATAGCCGAAATGCACTTTATCAAACGTTACGCGGCCGGCGACATCCTTAATCCGCACGGCATCGGCGGGGTCAGGGATTTCCTCATCTTCATCGAGGAACTCGAAGACGCGCTCGGCGGCGGCGGCGGTGGACTGCAACAGATTGGCGATGTTTGTCGTCTGAGTGATTTGCTGGGTGAAGTTGCGCATATACTGGATAAAAGCCAGGATATCACCCACCTGGACGGTTTTCCTGACGGCGAGATAGCCGCCGAGGATGCTGACGCCGATATAGCCCAGGTTGCCCACTAAAGTCATCACCGGCATCATGGCGGTGGACAGGAACTGTGATTTCCAGCCGGCGTCATACAGCTCTTCATTGATTTTATCGAACTGCTCGATGGAGCGCTTCTCGCCGTTAAAAGCCTTCATGACATTGTGGCCGGTAAACATTTCTTCAATATGCCCGTTGATATGCCCCAGGTAAGCCTGGTTCTTGCGGAAGTACCGCTGGGACCGCTTGATGATAAACTGCACCAAGACGAGCGAAAGGGGCAGGATGAACAGCGCGGTAAGGGTCATTTCCCAGCTTATCCAGATCATCATCGCCATAACGCCGACGATAGTGGTGACCGAGGTGACAATCTGCGAAAGGTTCTGGCTCAGGGTATTGCTGACGGTATCAACATCGTTGGTGACGCGGCTGAGCACCTCGCCGTGGGTCTTGGTATCGAAGTATTTGAGCGGCATGCGGTTGATTTTTTCCGCGATGTTTTTACGGAAAGCGTAGGTTATTTTCATGGCCACGCCGGACATTATCCAGCCCTGTACATAGGTAAAACCGGTGCCGACGATATAGAGAATGAGTAAAATAAGTACCGTATGGCCGATATAGGTGAAGTCAACAGCGGCGCCGGGAACATGCATTATCTTGTTCATGACGCCCTGGAAGAGCACGTTGGTGGCGTTGCCCATCATCTTGGGGCCGATAATGGCAAAGACCGTGCCGGCCATGGAAAAGAGCAGCGCTACGATGATGGCCACGCGGAAAGGCTTTAAGTACCGCATCAGGGTAGCCATGGTTTTCTTAAAGCTTTTTGGTTTTTCGCCGGGCATCATCGGCCCGTGGCGGCCAATCGGCCCACCGCGCCCCGGCCCGCCCGGAGGCGCCCCTCCCGGAGGAGGCCCACCGCCACCCATAGGCCCGAAACTCATCGGCACTTTCATGAGGAGAGCTCCTCCTTTGAAAGCTGGGACTGGGCAATTTCCCGGTAAACTTCACAGGTCTCCATGAGTTCACGGTGCTTGCCGATGCCCACAATTTCGCCGTGGTCCAGGACTATAATCTGGTCCGAACCCATGATAGTGCTGATTCTCTGGGTAACGATCAGGACAGTGGCGTGGTCAGTCTCTTTGCGCAGGGCCTTTCTGAGCGCGGCATCAGTGGTATAGTCCAGGGCGGAAAAACTATCATCGAAAATAAATATCTCCGGCCGTTTGGCCAGCGCGCGGGCAATGGAAAGCCTTTGTTTCTGGCCGCCGGACAGGTTGGCGCCTCCCTGCGATACAACCGTGGCAAAGCCGCCTTCACTTTCCTTGACGAAATCCATCGCCTGGGCCGTACCGGCGAATTTTTCCAGGTCAGCATCCGTGGCGGCCTCATTGGCGTACCTGATATTGCTGCCGATGGTGCCGGAAAAGAGGAGCGTTTTCTGGGCGACGTAGCCTATTTTGTCCCGCAGGTCATGCTGGGTTACCTCGCGGACATCAATGCCGTCCACCAGGATGCTGCCGCCGGTGACATCATAAAAGCGGGGGATAAGGTTAACCAGAGTGGATTTACCGCAGCCGGTGCTGCCGATTATCGCCGCGGTATGTCCGGGTTTAACCGTGAAACTGATATCTTTAAGCAAATCGTCTTCAGCGCCGGGATAGCGGAAAACGACGTTTTTAAATTCGATTTGTCCCTTGAGGCTGCCGTCGTATTGGTGGGGCCGGGGCGGGTCATTGATAACGGGTTCCGTTTCCAGGACCTCATTGATTCTCTGGACGGAAACGAGGGCACGCGGCAGCATGACGAACACCATGGAGACCATGAAGAAGGCCATGATTATCTGCATGGTGTACTGCATGAAAGCCATCATGTCCCCCACCTGTATATTGCCGGCATCAACCTGGTGGGCGCCGATCCAGATGATGGCAATCATGACGACATTCATGATGAGCATCATCAAAGGCATCAGCAGTACCGTTACCCGGCTGATGAAAAGATTGATTTTAGTGAGGTCTTTATTGGCAACATCGAACTTTCCTTCCTCGCGTTTTTGAGTATTAAAAGCCCGGATTACCATCAAGCCGGATAGTATTTCCCGCGTTACCAGGTTCAACTTGTCAACCAGCTTCTGGACTATTCTGAACCTGGGGACGACCACGATGAGCATGACGCCGATCATGCCGAGTATGGCCATGACGGCCGCGGCGATAATCCAGGTCATGGAAGCCTCACTGCCGATGACCCTGATGATGCCGCCGATACCGAGGATAGGAGCATAAAAGACCACCCTGAACAGCATTACCAGCAGCATTTGCACCTGGGTAATATCATTGGTAGAGCGGGTGATAAGAGAAGCCGTGGAGAATTTATCAAACTCCGTATTGGAGAAATCCTCGACCCTGGTGAATATCTGCTGACGCAGGTTGCGGGCCAGGGCGGAAGCAACGCGCGCCGAGAGAAAACCCACAGCCACCGAACAAGCGGCGCCGAGGAGTGTAATCAGCAACATGAGGCCGCCGACGCCCAGGATATATCTCGTTTGTATCGATGCCAGGCTCATACCCAGGACGTCATACTCCTGGACCAGATAGCCGGTGGAGGACTGGGTGATAATGCTGTCCGGCAGGGCAGTAATACGCTCATAAGCCGTAGTGCGCAGGGCCTCCAGGTCAGACGGGGGCATATCAGCTATAAACGTAAAGGGGTCGGTGCCCTCCGGAATATCAACGGCGGAACCGGTGAAGCCGGAAATACCCTGCTGCTCAATGGCAACGACGAGGAAAATAGGCTTACTGAAAATGTCATTAAGCTGTGAAATGATGGCATTATCGCCGGTGTTTAAAATATAAATAGGCTCATTGGCAAGGTCCGGGTATTTGGCCACATATTTTGTATAGTCGTCCGGAGAAAGGGTCTGTTTATCCAGCAGCAAATAGCTGCCGGCTACCTCCGCTTTATCGCTATCGCTCATGAACAGGGTTACCTTATCGTACTCGGAGGCGCGGATAGCCTGGGGAACGGCGTTCTGGATACCGCTGGACTGGATGCCGACGTTAACGATATCCGCCATGTAACCCGGCAGAGCGAGGTCAGTCATCGCCTGCACGAAAAGCAGGGCGAAGATAATAACGATGGACCAGATAAACGGTTTAAGGTGTTTTATCAGGTTTATCATTCAGGTTGTCCTTTGTTTCGTGGAAGGCATCCATCTTGGTGAACAATGTTATCAGCTGTTTTATCTCGTCGTCGTTAAGAGCATCGAATATCCGGGACATCGAAGCGAAGTGTTCCTTTTTGAAATGTTCTATCTGACTCTCCGCCATTGGCGTGAGCTTCAGCCTGACGATGCGCCTATCGTTGGTATCTCCTTCACGCGCCACCAGCCCCTTTTCCACCAGCGCATCCACGAACTGGGTAACCGCGCCGGGGGTGATGCTGGAACGTTCCGCCAGCTCCTTAACCGACATCCCCTCCGACTGGCGGCCGATAGTAAAAAGCAGCATCATATGAGGCGGGCTTAAAAAATGCTCGGGCGGCGGGCCGGGGTGACGCACGTGTCTCATGACGGACATCATCAGCTGCACGAGGTTTTGTAAGAGGTCTTCTCTGGTCTTATCCATGAATCAAACTTTAAAATCGGCGGTAAGCCGCAAAAATTCTCAAATAAGCCTTTAATGCTTTAGTTACTTAACAGTTTAGCACCTAAATCAAATATTGTCAAGAGGCATAGCCGGAAAGTACTACGGGAGGGTACCGACCAGCTTAAAGACCGGCCTCCGTCAACTTCTTTTCCAGCAGGGCACCGGCGGGTTCCACCAGGACGGAGCCATCCGGGAAAAGGATGGTGGGTACGCTTTTATATCCCCCGTTCACTTTTTCCACGTAAGCGCAGGCCTGGGCGTCCTGCTCTATATCATACCAGTCATAGGTAATGTTATGCCGGCTAAAGGCCTGTTTGACCCTGAGGCAGTCCGGGCACCAGCGCGTGCCGTAGACCTGGATTTGTGCCATGTGATGCAAATGCCTTCCTGAAAATTATCCCTATATTAATATTTTATCAGAAAACAGCGGGGGGAGAGAAGAGGGTTTTTTACCGGTATCTTCCCGGCGGCTGCGGCGGCAGTGAGGCAAAGTCATTAACTGGCCTGATGTCCAAATATTAAAATAATATTGACAAATGGACAAACGGGTCATACACTAAATATGTTAGGTATACGCTAACAATAATATTGGCCGCGGGAAAGCCTGGTGGAAGAGACATCCGGGCATAAACCAGGGCAAAAACGGCGTTTTCAGCGCCGGGGGACACTTTAGCCACAGGTTTTACCGCGGTCGCGGCAGGAATTAAAAGATGAAAAAGTTTTTAATTTTTCTGCTTGCCCTTGGCTTGTTTTACGCCTCAGGAACCGGCGCCGCGGTAAAGGCGGATGATGCCGCGGTGCTAAAAGTGGGCATGTATGAGAACGAACCCAAAATATTCACCGATGCCCAGGGCAACGTGTCCGGTTTCTGGGCGGATATTATAGAAGATATAGCTTCCAGGGAAGGCTGGCAAATCCAGTACGTGCCCGGCATCCTGCACCAGGACTATTATAAAGTAACGGCCACAGCGATTATTTTCCAGCCCGCGCGGCTTTACTTTGCTTTCCCCAAAGGGGCGGCGCTTAATTCTTACCTGATTGAGAAAATAGACAGCCGGGTGAAACAGCTCAAGGCGGACGGCGATTTCCTTTATTATACGGCGCTGCGGACGTGGTTCGGGTTGTATACGATGGGAAAACCGGTGATTCCGGAATGGCTGAAATGGCTGCTGATCAATACCGGCATCCTGGCAGTGTGCCTGGCGGGCGGCACCTGGTTTTTGAGATACCAGGTCAGGCGTAAAACCAGAGAACTGGCAGAGGATATAGAAAAGCGTAAGGAAACGGAAAAAGCGCTGCGCGAGTCCGAGGAGAAAATCCGGCGGATATTTGAGGCGGTACCCGAGGGGCTTTTGGTATCCGACGTTAAAGGTAATATCGTCCGCACCAATCAGGCGGTGGTCAGCATGTGCGGCTACAATGAGCGGGACGAAATTATCGGGAAGAACGCCCTCGACCTCATTACGGAAAAGGACCGGGAAAAAGCCCGCAAATATCTCGAAAGAGTCTTTAAAAAGGGAGTTATACGCAACATCGAATATACCTTCGTAAGGAAGGACGGCAGCGAGTTCCCCGCTGAAATGAGCGCCGCCGTGATCAAGGACGCCACGGATAATCCCATCGGATTGATAGCGGTAACCACGGAAGTTTCCGGCCGCATACAGGCCGGGGAAGAACATAATAAAATGATAGAGTACCAGGAGCTGGACCGGCTCAAGACCAATCTGCTATCCACGGTATCCCATGAGCTGCGTACGCCGCTGGCCAGCATTAAGGGCTACGCCAGCCTGATGCTGATGTACGATGCCAGGCTCAAGGAAGCGCAAAAAAGGGAGGCAATGGAGGCTATCGACCGCTCCGCCGACAGGCTTACCGAGCTTATCGACCACCTGCTGGATATGTCCCGGCTGGACGCCGGTTTACTCCGGATGGATATGCAGCCGCTGGAGCCGGGCAGCATTTTGGCTCTGGCGGTTTCGGAAGCCAGGCTGAGGTCGCCGGAATACCGGTTCATCAACAATCTGGGTGACGGACTGCCCGAGGTTATGGCGGACGGCCGGCGTTTACGCCAGGTGATAGATAACCTGCTGGATAACGCCGTCAAATATTCCCTGCCGGGCACGGAAATTGCCTTGAACACGCAGGCCAACCCGGACGAATTGCTGGTAAGCGTGGCCGACCAGGGCCGGGG
It encodes:
- a CDS encoding MarR family transcriptional regulator, with translation MDKTREDLLQNLVQLMMSVMRHVRHPGPPPEHFLSPPHMMLLFTIGRQSEGMSVKELAERSSITPGAVTQFVDALVEKGLVAREGDTNDRRIVRLKLTPMAESQIEHFKKEHFASMSRIFDALNDDEIKQLITLFTKMDAFHETKDNLNDKPDKTP
- a CDS encoding ATP-binding protein, producing MKKFLIFLLALGLFYASGTGAAVKADDAAVLKVGMYENEPKIFTDAQGNVSGFWADIIEDIASREGWQIQYVPGILHQDYYKVTATAIIFQPARLYFAFPKGAALNSYLIEKIDSRVKQLKADGDFLYYTALRTWFGLYTMGKPVIPEWLKWLLINTGILAVCLAGGTWFLRYQVRRKTRELAEDIEKRKETEKALRESEEKIRRIFEAVPEGLLVSDVKGNIVRTNQAVVSMCGYNERDEIIGKNALDLITEKDREKARKYLERVFKKGVIRNIEYTFVRKDGSEFPAEMSAAVIKDATDNPIGLIAVTTEVSGRIQAGEEHNKMIEYQELDRLKTNLLSTVSHELRTPLASIKGYASLMLMYDARLKEAQKREAMEAIDRSADRLTELIDHLLDMSRLDAGLLRMDMQPLEPGSILALAVSEARLRSPEYRFINNLGDGLPEVMADGRRLRQVIDNLLDNAVKYSLPGTEIALNTQANPDELLVSVADQGRGIPKSELDKVFHRMYRIEQRLEKDPGGLGLGLTLCKALVEAHGGRIWVESRVGEGSTFFFTLPLKNGTKPAGAGKDKKRGGA
- a CDS encoding MATE family efflux transporter is translated as MKTDSDLPAKNAPFTRDLTQGSIVRNLWALSWPMLINNTLTALGPTVDMIWVGRLGASAIAGVGISGLVVMVVISLISGLFIGTVTLVAWNIGARDEQGANRVAQQAFVIAMGFSVIIALVGAFFSAPFLRTLGVDESVVSEGATYLKIQLIGMITMTLLQAAQSIMQASGDAVQPLIISAGYRILQMVLCPALVFGWGFLPRLEVSGASLSNVITQGIGGFFALYIIFTGRTRIKVTFKDFRFDWQLIWRTIKIGIPASISFMQRNVAELILVWFITPFGTLAVAAQSVSQRVDQFLQNLSGGLGNAAGILAAQNMGAGRTDRAERTGWLAVIMATVVSLLCILVIWFWVTPILGIFTRDTEVINMGATFLRINIVSYLVWGLVVSLSLVLNGVGDTMVQMLTNLLTMVFVQLTLAYVLSRHTELGVYGIRWAVVIGIVIRAVIYTAYYKGGRWKRRRY
- a CDS encoding ABC transporter ATP-binding protein, whose protein sequence is MKVPMSFGPMGGGGPPPGGAPPGGPGRGGPIGRHGPMMPGEKPKSFKKTMATLMRYLKPFRVAIIVALLFSMAGTVFAIIGPKMMGNATNVLFQGVMNKIMHVPGAAVDFTYIGHTVLILLILYIVGTGFTYVQGWIMSGVAMKITYAFRKNIAEKINRMPLKYFDTKTHGEVLSRVTNDVDTVSNTLSQNLSQIVTSVTTIVGVMAMMIWISWEMTLTALFILPLSLVLVQFIIKRSQRYFRKNQAYLGHINGHIEEMFTGHNVMKAFNGEKRSIEQFDKINEELYDAGWKSQFLSTAMMPVMTLVGNLGYIGVSILGGYLAVRKTVQVGDILAFIQYMRNFTQQITQTTNIANLLQSTAAAAERVFEFLDEDEEIPDPADAVRIKDVAGRVTFDKVHFGYDPENIVIKDFSADIHPGQEVAIVGPTGAGKTTLVKLLMRFYDVNSGGISVDGVDIRKMKREDLRSMFGMVLQDTWLFNGSIKENIRYGNPDATDEQVIAAAKMAYVDAFVHTLPHGYDMEINEESSNISQGQKQLITIARAFLADPKILILDEATSSVDTRTEVLIQKAMEELTRDRTAFVIAHRLSTIHNADIILVMKDGDIVEQGNHEELLAANGFYASLYYSQFDSAGAADN
- a CDS encoding glutaredoxin domain-containing protein, producing the protein MAQIQVYGTRWCPDCLRVKQAFSRHNITYDWYDIEQDAQACAYVEKVNGGYKSVPTILFPDGSVLVEPAGALLEKKLTEAGL
- a CDS encoding ABC transporter ATP-binding protein, with the protein product MINLIKHLKPFIWSIVIIFALLFVQAMTDLALPGYMADIVNVGIQSSGIQNAVPQAIRASEYDKVTLFMSDSDKAEVAGSYLLLDKQTLSPDDYTKYVAKYPDLANEPIYILNTGDNAIISQLNDIFSKPIFLVVAIEQQGISGFTGSAVDIPEGTDPFTFIADMPPSDLEALRTTAYERITALPDSIITQSSTGYLVQEYDVLGMSLASIQTRYILGVGGLMLLITLLGAACSVAVGFLSARVASALARNLRQQIFTRVEDFSNTEFDKFSTASLITRSTNDITQVQMLLVMLFRVVFYAPILGIGGIIRVIGSEASMTWIIAAAVMAILGMIGVMLIVVVPRFRIVQKLVDKLNLVTREILSGLMVIRAFNTQKREEGKFDVANKDLTKINLFISRVTVLLMPLMMLIMNVVMIAIIWIGAHQVDAGNIQVGDMMAFMQYTMQIIMAFFMVSMVFVMLPRALVSVQRINEVLETEPVINDPPRPHQYDGSLKGQIEFKNVVFRYPGAEDDLLKDISFTVKPGHTAAIIGSTGCGKSTLVNLIPRFYDVTGGSILVDGIDVREVTQHDLRDKIGYVAQKTLLFSGTIGSNIRYANEAATDADLEKFAGTAQAMDFVKESEGGFATVVSQGGANLSGGQKQRLSIARALAKRPEIFIFDDSFSALDYTTDAALRKALRKETDHATVLIVTQRISTIMGSDQIIVLDHGEIVGIGKHRELMETCEVYREIAQSQLSKEELSS